One Glycine max cultivar Williams 82 chromosome 6, Glycine_max_v4.0, whole genome shotgun sequence DNA segment encodes these proteins:
- the LOC113001883 gene encoding uncharacterized mitochondrial protein AtMg00810-like → MKDLGQLSYFLGIAVTHHASGWFLSQKKYAMEIIDRAGMSSCKSSPTPVDTKPKLSATSSTPFEDPTLYRSLAGALQYLTFTRPDITYAVQQVCLFMHDPKDEHMNALKHILRYIQGTIDHGLHLYPSSTSTHVSYTDADWGGCPDTRPYTSRYCVFLGDNLISWSAKRQATLSRSSAEA, encoded by the coding sequence ATGAAGGACTTGGGACAGTTGAGCTATTTTTTGGGCATTGCTGTAACTCATCATGCAAGTGGTTGGTTTTTATCTCAAAAGAAATATGCCATGGAGATTATTGATCGTGCTGGCATGTCTTCTTGTAAGTCATCACCTACCCCTGTTGATACTAAACCAAAGCTTAGTGCTACATCAAGCACTCCATTTGAGGATCCGACTCTCTATAGGAGCCTTGCTGGGGCTCTACAATACCTTACTTTTACCAGACCTGACATTACATATGCAGTGCAACAGGTGTGCTTATTCATGCATGACCCTAAGGATGAGCACATGAACGCTCTCAAGCACATATTGCGCTACATTCAGGGTACTATAGATCATGGTCTTCATCTTTATCCATCATCTACGTCCACTCATGTTTCTTATACGGATGCTGATTGGGGTGGATGCCCGGATACGAGACCGTATACTTCTAGGTATTGTGTATTTCTTGGTGATAATTTGATCTCTTGGTCAGCTAAACGACAGGCTACTTTGTCTAGGTCTAGTGCAGAGGCTTAA